One Haliaeetus albicilla chromosome 11, bHalAlb1.1, whole genome shotgun sequence genomic window carries:
- the VAX1 gene encoding ventral anterior homeobox 1, translating to MFGKQDKMDVRCSSETEANRVSKNGHKEGKESKGSEGNISTSFLKDQQGTFSASAATEDCNKSKSSSADPDYCRRILVRDAKGSIREIILPKGLDLDRPKRTRTSFTAEQLYRLEMEFQRCQYVVGRERTELARQLNLSETQVKVWFQNRRTKQKKDQGKDSELRSVVSETAATCSVLRLLEQGRLLSPPGLPGLLPPCATGALGSALRGPGLAAGSGPAAAAAAAAAAPSGGSPHPPAAGSAAGPPPPATLHGAAAAGHGLFGLPVPALLGSVAGRLSSAPLAVAGSLAGNLQELSARYLSSSAFEPYSRTNNKESAEKKALD from the exons ATGTTTGGGAAACAAGACAAAATGGACGTTAGATGCAGTTCAGAGACTGAAGCTAACCGGGTCTCGAAGAACGGACATAAAGAGggcaaggaaagcaaagggtctgaaggaaatatttctacttcttttttgAAGGATCAGCAAGGGactttttctgcctctgcagcTACGGAAGATTGTAATAAAAGTAAATCTAGTTCGGCTGATCCGGACTATTGCAGGAGGATCCTAGTTAGAG ATGCCAAAGGTTCAATCAGAGAGATTATTCTGCCTAAGGGGCTTGATCTGGACCGTCCCAAGCGGACCCGCACCTCCTTCACGGCCGAGCAGCTCTACCGCCTGGAGATGGAGTTCCAGCGCTGCCAGTACGTCGTGGGGCGGGAGCGCACCGAGCTCGCCCGCCAGCTCAATCTCTCCGAGACTCAG GTCAAAGTCTGGTTCCAGAACCGTCGCACCAAGCAGAAAAAGGACCAGGGCAAAGACTCCGAGCTGCGGTCGGTGGTATCCGAGACGGCCGCCACCTGCAGCGTCCTCCGGTTGCTGGAACAAGGCCGGCTCCTCTCCCCACCGGGGCTGCCGGGTCTCCTGCCTCCCTGCGCTACCGGAGCTCTGGGCTCGGCGCTGCGGGGACCCGGCctggcggcgggcagcggccccgcagcagcggcagcggcggcggcggcggctcccaGCGGCGGCTCCCCGCACCCGCCGGCCGCCGGTAGCGCGGCGGGTCCCCCCCCGCCGGCGACGCTGCAcggagcggccgccgccgggcaCGGGCTCTTCGGGCTGCCGGTGCCCGCCCTGCTGGGTTCGGTGGCCGGGAGGCTTTCGTCCGCTCCCCTGGCCGTGGCCGGTTCGCTGGCGGGCAACTTGCAAGAACTGTCGGCCCGCTACCTGAGCTCGTCCGCCTTCGAGCCCTACTCCCGGACCAACAATAAAGAAAGCGCTGAGAAAAAAGCACTGGACTGA